A stretch of DNA from Salvelinus sp. IW2-2015 linkage group LG20, ASM291031v2, whole genome shotgun sequence:
agtgcctggactttTCAGWCTCCCTCTTCAAGTCCCCCTTCcaagactggctgcctgttgagaacaagtgacaggcagaacctcccacccacacagcaaccaccttctatattccacacaccagaattcagtattttagtctatgaTTGCCATGTGTGTACAAAAAATCtgtgaaaataaattaatgacacaactgtaccaaaaaatataaacatttatgtATTAAAACCTTAAATATTCGGTGTTCAGTATTGTAAGAGGTATGGTGTCCTATGatggtatttatttgttccacattattcattgttgtatcctaGGATCTAcaatagatacacacacatacacatatatatatatatatatatatatatatatatatatattcaagggTGTATTAATGAGCTATGcgagatagaaaaaaaaaaagattcataATAGAGGACttctgaaattatattatttcagtgtagataagggcaggttaaaataaaaacatgagtcagacaagccagtgtatgaatcaaatggatttgcctatgaatggagtggaaattagctgacttcgTGATCCGTAAGGTAATTCGctttaatgtgtcaagcagattacacGTTTTCTTTGTCATTTCCGAAACATAGCAACttttaagacatggatttcatgttgtaatgttaacaaggtaccaAAAAGTAGTTAGAATTCAKGTTTTCATTTTATTAGCAAGACTATTAGCAAGCTTGTTTCAACAACAAAATTGTCGCSgaaatcagccttgtttgcaTAGCGATGATGAAAATTACAKCCTTTAGGCTGTAATATCATCTAAAATTcaaatcattatgtcatcacaccGTTGCTATAACAACAGACGGAATAGTTTATCAAATCCGATTGTCACGTAGagggacattatttggcatgacagccAGGGGCCCAAAGCGACCACTGATGTTGCTTAGGCCTGGAGCACTGTTTGACTGCAATGCATTGTGAAATACACAGAAGCTGCCTAATCTTCATTGACTGTGTGTGAAAATACAAGTGGTTATCAACATAGAGGGGTTGATATTGAATGGATGGACAAAGATAcagtatttttttcttaaagaCTCAAAAACGAAAATATTAATACTTTACCCTGAATATTGTTTCAGATCAGTTCCACTTGTTCAGAGTTACAGAAATACACGCATTAGGAGTTTAGCTATAGTACAAGTCAAAcacttggacacacctactcattccaggattattatttgtactattttctatattgtagaataagtgaagacaactatgaaataacacttatggaatcatgtagtaaccaaaaaagtgttttaggaATCAAAATAGattatagattcttcaaagtagccaccctttgccttgacagctttgcacacttggcattctctcaaccagcttcaggaggaatgctttttccaacagtcttaaaggagttccattgaatgagtaggtgtccaaacttttgactggtacatgtTATAAATGATCTTCATAATAATACGTGGTTGGTTGCAGAGGGTGAGAYATTTGTCCTTGCCTAGTCTAGACTGGAGCCTGTTCTTGGCACAGCTCCCTGAAACCCATCCAAAAATAGACAAATCTGCTCTCCAAAGATCTCTGCCTGGCCAATTGTTCATGTGGGACAGGGATAATTGCGAGACAACTCGGAAACTCAGTTAAAattaacatacttttttttaaacgtatagcttcctattggttgattctgaAACTGAATACATTTTTCTATGAGTTCCCAAGTCAGAAATTTCAGAGTATTCTTGAACGCGGCATAAGTCTGTGGCAATCAAAACACCAACACCTCACTTGGTGTAATGTTGTTACATGGCTTTCTTCTGAATATAGGGCACTACTGTGCACAGAATACACTTGACCCATATAATATTCTCACCTTTGTGCCAAATGACAGTATCCTATCACTAACACTTGTTAAATYTAGCGTAATGTGTTGCATGACAAGTACATGATATGTTTCACCTAGGGGTCAGACACCACATGATAAAAGGCAGGGAGCTTTGGTCAGGACCAGGTAATGACATGMTAGGAAAGAAGATAATGTGTGTATCAATCATGCCTGATTGTATGACAAAACACTGCAGATAAGAATTTCATTAAAagaaaaaacaccagcaaatattGGGRaaaaaaatcttattttagaAGAACTCACTACATAACACAGAAAATATACATCAGTATTTTGTCTTTGTACATTAGGCAAGTAAACTGCAATAGTCCATCAGAGACAGAATCAAATAATAAAccagggtaaaaaaataaaaaaacaaaaataaaaaaaatatcgaGGATCAGGGGAATAGAGAGTAAAGAAAAAAgggcacggcacacacacacacaatctttcaCACATTTTAAATCAAAACCCCAATACTACCAGCAAGAAAACCTAAAGTTAAAAGCATGCATAACAAATCCTACCTAGGACACTACACAATTCATCTCCTTTATCAAGGTGAATACAGGAGAAATAGGTCTCCACATCACCcgaatatctattttttttttaaataagatggTACACCACAGAGGGGAAAGTTATTGCTAAACCAAATTTTAACCAATATTTGAATTACACATTGTCCTGATGTTATAGAATAACTGACACTTTGTGCAAACTAACAGGGTGTTAAGCAATTTCTCATATTTTTACAGGGGGCAATTGCCAAGCAATTTAATAGGAGGCACTTTTGGAAAAAAATACTAATTAAAAACTTACCTATGACTTCAATTTGTGCATGCATGACTTGTAATGGTTATGTCATTCTCCGGAGAAACACACCTGAACTTGACAAATTGGATCATGGTAGGGGGAGCACTGCATGGTGTTAAAATCCAAAATAAAGACTTGCATTTATAACCTTATTCATATGTTAAATAGTGACTTACAGCAACTTTTCCTGAAGTGCTGAGGTGAATGAACCCAACATGACAAGCAAGCTACAGTATGTGTAATGCACCCTTATGTCCATCTTCCATAAATGCAAATTCGGCCTGATATTTCGGTCATTCTAGAACCAAAGCAGCTCTCCTCCAATAGAGGGATTCTACAATAGCATTSCATTCTTACCATTCTGCTCCCTACAAGGCCTCCTGTCCGTCAAAGCAACCTGTAACAGAACTGAACTCATGCACACTAGAGCAGATGTTGAAGAAGGGGGAAGTGGAATAAAAACATACGAATCTATAGGATTCAGATTCTACCTACAGAAACGCTATTTATTTGGTACTAAGTGTCTTGCTGGATGGGATAGGGACAATTGATATATTATCCAGTTTTATGTCTGTGCTATATACAGGTCTTTACAATATCTTCCTGAAAAGCAGTTCATAGACTTAAAAAAKATAGACTTATTCATCTttcgctttgttgttgtttttgagtTGGCACTTGCTTGGCGGTTTTCAGTCAGGATCTGGTAACAGCTGTTATGTTCTATTGCAGCCTATTGTTGccagacggtttctgacagtcaATGAAGACCAGCCATGCAATAGGGTGGTAGAGTGCAGGAAAACATTGCTATGTTGTTTCTCAATTGGAGACCTGTGTTAGACAAGAACAGGCAACTTAGCACATATTGGATATACTGTAATAAACTTCCGGCATAGTCTTTCAGAGACTTCAACAGGTTTGAATGAACCATCTACATATTTAATTTGAAGTGTGAACAGTATAATAAGTTACTCAGAGATGCCATAAAATAGCATTGGGACCTCCTCAAAATCACAACACTTGGTTTGTAAAAGATCCAAGGGGCAAAGGTCCACTACACTTACCCTGAAAAAGTGAAGCAAGAAGCCGCTTGATAAATAAATCACTCAAAGGCAGTCTCTTGGCTCTTTCTTACACAACGGGCCACTTTCCTTTTGAATTCCCCATGTCGGTCTTCCCTCCACTCTTTCTGCAGGGGGAACAATGAAGGGGGAAAACATTTTAGTTGAAAGATGACAGATTCTTGCTCTCCAAAGGCAAATATGATGCTTGGGAACCTGGAACATTCAGAATTCTGTGCACTACAGGATGGAATATACcattaaaaggtccaatgcagtcgtttaaactcaatatcaaatcatttctgggtaacaattaagtacccaaactccatcccaccaaaacaggctgaaatttcaggtggtcttttcaaacagctcttacacgaAAAGGGCATCATCagcattttcacaatattattataacctcagtgtggaaatgtatataaaacacaggaaatcatgtttttgactgcactgggcctttaactccTTTTGTCCTAAATAACCATCCACAGATTGTCGATTTATAAAGAACCGTAACCAGAGTGAGCTCAAACCCCTGATTTGGCCCCTCAGGTGAAAATGAGACTTACTGCAGCGTCAACATTGGCAGGCGAGTCTCCGTTAGGGTCCGCCAACATGGAAATAACACTAATCATAATGGTTTCCACTGTGTGGATGGGCAGCCAGCGCTCCTCAGGCTTCTCATAGCCGTACTTATCTTCACCAGGCTCGTGCAAAATAGATATACATACGTCACCATTCTTGTCAACTGCAAACAGGATAAGARACATGAAATTAGAACagatttatttacttatttctgtgtgcatgcgtgtgagtgtgcgtgcaaATAACTGCCAGAGTAAGGGATTTTGGTGGGttacaaaaaagtattactttACTGAGAAACACTACTGATCCTCCTGAGGGATAGTCTACATTTCCCCAACAGTAAACAGACAAAAAAGTGCCAATAATTTCAAGAGAAAACAGTGCAATACACTCATACTTACCATTAGGGTGCCATAAATCTGTGATAAATTTCATTTTAGGTGGCCTGAGAGGGTAGTCTTTGGGAAACGTGAGATGTGCTTTAAACACACCGCCTTCACTGTGGCAGAGAGAAATATGGTTCATTATGGTCAAATATCAGGTGTTGGAAtatagggatgtgacaaatggaaaaAGTCTAACGTTTAAACagcaattaaaaatattttttttctgttaaaACAATAAGAAAAATTCATAATTCCACGTGATTATCACattttgtccggacctctggcagtctctatgggggtgccacagggttcaattctcgggccgactcttttctctgcatatatcaatgatgtcgctcttgctgcaggtgattctttgatccattctgtatacatctggcccttcttttgttAACAAACCTCTAAATGAGCTTcaatggcctccaactgctcttaaacgctagtaaaactaaatgcatgctcttcaacagatcgctgcccgcacctgcYcgcccgcccgcctagcatcactactctggacggttccgacttagaatatgcggacaactataaatacctaggtgtctggttagactgtaaactctccttccagactcatattaagcatctccattccaaaattaaatctagcgttggcttcctatttcgcaacaaagcctccttcactcatgctgccaaacataccctcgtaaaactgactatcccgccgatccttgacttcggcgatgtcatttacaagatggcctccaaaactctactcagcaaactggatgcagtctatcacagtttcatccgttttgtcaccaaagccccatatactatccaccattgcgacctgtatgctctcgttggctggtcctcgctacatatttgtcgccaaacccactggctctataagtctttgctaggtaatgctccgccttatctcagctcactggtcaccatagcaacacccacccgtagcacgcgctccagcaggtatatttcactggtcatccccaaagccaacacctgctttggccgcttttccttccagttctctgctggcaatgactggaacgaatcgCAAAAATCATTGAATTTGGAGACTTAtatatccctcactaacttcaagcatcggctgtcagagcagcttaccgatcgctgcagctgtacacagcccatctgtaaatagcccatccaaccaactacctaactcatccccatatttttttttctgctcttttgcacaccagtatttctacttgcacatcctcatctgcacatctatcactccagtgttaattgctaaattgtaattacttcgccactatggcctatttattgccttacttcacttgcacacactgtataccgattttttctattgtgttattgactgtacgtttgtttatctcatgtgtaactgtgttgttgttgttgttgtttttgtctcactgctttgctttatcttgggcaggtcacagttgtaaatgagaacttgttctcaactggcctacctggttaaataaaggtgRaataaaaataataaaaaaacattgcagATGTTCTAGAGAAAATTGTATAATCTATGCTGGAGTTGGAAGGGGACAGTTATAGTTATGTAGTTTTAATTAGtctagctgacgttagctagctagcttctctcagtttgatgcagtcaagacaaaATACTACGTAATCAGATGAGATGATAAATAACTAGCAATAAGGTAGTCTAGCACAAATCAACTTGGttgccctctctccccctccctgcaTCATTCACAGATGCATACCGCACAGTtccggttaataaagtagcaaaaaaatgtattttttttctgatCCCAATTTCGTTTAAACGTTCACACTAATTGTAATATARTTGAAAAGATCCCAATACTTTGCATGAACGGACAACTGCTGTATATGACAAATAGCAAATTCCTCCTCACATCCACATACTCCCCAGCTGCCTTATCAACCCACCCACACAGCAAAATCAGAGTGGAACTGTGCTGGCAGACTTACTAGCATGTGTCTGGTGGGCCGATGATTAAGACTTCCCATCTGTAGAGGTCATTATCGTCTATCAAGCCTGCTGAGAATCCTTCCACTGGGTTCTTATTCAGCTCTGgtaaataaagagaaaacattTTAACATMATTTGGTTTTCATCagaaataaatacacaaaaataAATGGCTCTATTGTGATATTTGACTCTTGAACTTCATCCAGTCAATAAAGTAAGAAGTACATCTCACAAATCAGTTGTGTTAGAATGCTGGATTCAGCACTCAGATTTAAATGTTCCTCYCTGTGAACATAAATCTTTAAATCATTTGTATCCCTATTAAGTAGCAATTTAAACAACTCAAACATTTAAACTGCTAACTCAAAAGTGCAATGTGGTTTAAATGTGCTGTCACACTGGCAGCCAGTCCCCTGCTGTGCTTCGACAGCAGCAGTCAAATGGCTACTGCAGTAGTAGGTTACACACCCTTTGAACAGCAACCCTGACGAGTGCGTTTACGTTTCATAGTTACTTTTAAATCATATCAACACATTTATTCAAGCAACTGTTTCATTATTTTGCATAGACCAGGTCAAGTTAATCTAGTTAAATTCTAAGTACTCCAGAATTTGTWGGGAGGGAGGAATTGAAAGTGTGCCAATGCAAAAGAGAAACTGGTAAATATGAGTGGTGCTTTTAAGTCACATGACCAGTAATCAATACAGAGGAGCATTGTCAAGGAGGTCATAGGTTCAGAGAGTTCATGGAATGTGTGAATCTCAAGGCTTCCCCTTTTGAGAAACAAAGCGTCAGGGACCAAGAAAGGCCTCTGGGACACAGCCACATAGGGCTTTAAGAAGGTgttctccctccgctgagaactTGGCAAGGAGCCGCAGTAATAGGGTCCTGTAAAATCTGTTTAATTTTCTGCTTGATTCCGTTTATCCCCCAAACTCCGTTTTCTCCGCTTTTCTAAGTTTTCATTTCCTTCTattttttcaggttttcactctcaacatTACACCTGGTATAAtaggaaaaaaaactaaatgggATGTTAAGTCCACAACAWcatttaaaccacatcaggagatgTCTGGGGAAATTGATTTAGAAAAAGCCATATCTSAGACTGGCCAAAACATWTTTTtttattaagatgggcaaaagaacacagacactggagagagtaactctgcctagaaggccagcatcccggagtcgcctcttcactgttgatgttgagactgKtgttttgcgggtactatttaatgaagctgccaattgaagacttgtgaggtgtctgtttctcaaactagacactaatgtacttgtcctcttgctcagttgtgcaccggggcctcccactcctcattctattctgattagagcccgtttgcgctgttctgtgaagggagtagtaccgcagtgtacgagatcttcagtttcttggcaatttctaaacatggaatagccttcatttctcagaacaagaatagactgatgagtttcagtagaaagttatttgtttctggccattttgagtctgtaatgaaacccacaaatgctgatgctccatatactcaactagtctaaagtaggccagttttattgcttctttaatcagaacaagtttTCAGCTTTACTAACATATGTGCAAAAGGtttttgtaatgatcaattagccttttcaaatgataaacttggattagctaacacaacgtgccattggaacaYaggagtgatggttgctgataatgggcctctgaatggaatatctacataggcgtacaaaatCAGCCAWttccagctacaatagtcatttacaacattaacaatgccaAAGCATCCACCCGGGGTGCATGCTTTGGTTTTTGcaatagcactacacagctgattcaaataaccaactcattatGAAGCTTTGATGAttttgaatcaactgtgtagtgcttgggcaaaaaccaaaacagagtttgggaaaccctgctttaaAACACCATGTTTCATCTGTatgtgcttaaaaaaaaaaagtaaagtgtCATATGAAGCGTTACCGCTttctctgtaatatgagtagtattttgatttcaataacaatttttttacattaaattatgaatattaaaaaatataaacttgAAAATACACTTTCTGATTGGGTTCATTCTTCTATatgaacataatatactctacagGCACATCAAtgttccagagtgggatctctgctagttttaGAGTTGAAGTTTGCACCCCGTTTTTTTGCTCCATTGTTCAGGTGGCCAAGCGGACACAAGGCTGTTTGGCTCATCTCAGTSACGAAGAGGAACAATttaaatctgccgttctgcccttgagcagaGAGGTTGGGATAAAAGCGGAAGACACATttaggttgaatgcattcagttgtgcaactgacaagGTATCATAATTGCCTTTACCAATGCATGTGGTAACgttcaaataaaacccagcccttAAACGAAACAGGTTGAAAATAATTTGTATGTCATATCATaggaaaatacactgctcaaaaaaataaagggaacacttaaacaacacaatgtaactccaagtcaatcacMcttctgtgaaatcaaactgtccacttaggaagcaacactgattgacaataaattgcacatgctgtttccacaacaggtggaaattataggcaattagcaagacacccccaataaaggagtggttctgcaggtggtgaccacagaccacttctcagttcctatgcttcctggctgatgttttggtcacttttgaatgcaggcggtgctttcactctagtggtagcatgagacggagtctacaacccacacaagtggctcaggtagtgcagctcatccaggatggcacatcaatgcgagctgtggcaagaaggtttgctgtgactgtcagcgtagtgtccagagcatggaggcgctaccagtacatcaggacaggccagtacatcaggagacgtgaggaggccgtaggagggcaacaacccagcagcaggaccgctacctctgcctttgtgcaaggaggcactgccagagccctgcaaaatgacctccagcaggcacaaatgtgcatgtgtctgctcaaaggtcagaaacagactccatgagggtggtatgagggcccgacgtccacaggtgggggttgtgcttacagcccaacaccgtgcaggacgtttggcatttgccagagaacaccaaaatTGTGCatctgtgctcttcacagaaaagcaggttcacactgagcactgacagagtctggagacgccgtggagaacgttctgctgcctgcaacatcctccagcacgaccggtttggcggtgggtcagtcatggtgtggggtggcatttctttgggggccgcacagccctccatgtgctcgccagaggtagcctgactgccattaggtaccgagatgagatcctcagaccccttgtgagaccatatgctggtgcggttggccctgggttcctcctaatgcaagacaatgctagacctcatgtgctggagtgtgtcagcagttcctgcaagaggaaggcattgatgctatggactggcccgcccgttccccagacctgaatccaattgagcacatctgggacatcatatctctctccatccaccaacgccacaccacagactgtccaggactTGGcgaatgctttagtccaggtctgggaggagatccctcaggagaccatccgc
This window harbors:
- the ube2g1a gene encoding ubiquitin-conjugating enzyme E2 G1a, encoding MTEPQAALLLRRQLAELNKNPVEGFSAGLIDDNDLYRWEVLIIGPPDTCYEGGVFKAHLTFPKDYPLRPPKMKFITDLWHPNVDKNGDVCISILHEPGEDKYGYEKPEERWLPIHTVETIMISVISMLADPNGDSPANVDAAKEWREDRHGEFKRKVARCVRKSQETAFE